CAGCTGCTGCTTTAGCTTCCCTTTTGAAGCGGGCATTGATTTCAGGATTAAAGGTGTTATTCGGAGGTAAGAATTTCAAAACTACCCTGCGTTTTAACTCAGTATCTTCTGCAAGAAATACTTCGCCCATTCCGCCTGCACCAATTTTTTTGAGGATCTTGAAATGTGAAATTGTTTTACCTACCATCTTGTACCTCTCTTGATAAAATCATCTTGATTAAGACTTAGCTTCCAGCGGCTTCGTAGTTACCATAATCAAATTAACACCCTCAGGCTCTGCCATGACGAAATGCCGCCCTTCCGGAGCGCCGGCTTTACCGATGGCCAATAATTCATCTTCCGTGCGATGGATTAAAAACCAGTCAACAGTACTTTCCATCCATAAACGTAGAGGATTGCTCGGATGAAAGTTGCCAATTAACAACAGACCGCCGGGATTTAACTCAGTGTAGAGCCGGTTAATCATAATAGTTGCCACTTTCTCTTCCAGGTAATCGAAAAGCCCCAATGAATAAATAATATCCTGAGGACCAAGAGTAATTTCCTTTTTGATTAGGTCCTTTACACTTGCGTTTACATAAATTACATCAAGCATTTTTTGGTCTGGTATATTTTCTCTTGCATAGTCCAGGGCTTCTTTATCTTGATCCAAAAGTGTCCAACGCAACTTCAAGTTTTGTGTATTTTCCGACAGCGACTTCATTGTTTCTGCTACTTCTCTTGCAGGTCCACAGGCAATGCTTGCCAGCGAAAGCTCTTTTAACTGATAAACTCTTTGCTGGATAATACCCTGAAGTATTTTAGCGCGGTTTCTAACCGCGTTTGTTGTGGGGCTAGAATAAACAAGAAAATTCAATAATTTTCCCATGTTCGATTTTGCATCAAATAACTCATTGTCATAAATGTAGTTCATCATTTGATAATCGCCGGCATACCCTAACGGTTTCTCCAAGACTCTGCTTAAATAAGGATTTTGATCTAAAATGGATTTAAGATTGCCCAATCTTTTTTTAAATTCTTGGCTGGCAACTTGTGGATCCGGGTATTTGACATTCAAGGCATTCAAAAATTCTTGAAACTTTTTTGCAAATTTAGGAAACTCTTCGATCAACTCGCCATCGGTCATATTGGCAGTTCTTCTCTCAAGCTCCTTAATGTAGGGTTCTATGTCAGAAATCTCATTTTCCACTGCCAAATTCGCCTGGGATATAGATTCTTCATTTGTTTTTTTTAACTGCTCCGCTTTCATCACATGCTTTGGGTAATTGCCTTTCTCTATTTCCTGGATCGCTTCATAAGTAATTTTTATGCCAAGATCGATAATTTCATCCACACGTGAAATATCTTTCGCCAATTCCTTTGGCACCCTTGGCCGCAACAAAATTTCGCAAGCCGGCTTGGAAAAATAGATTTCATTGCTGGTTTGCCAGCCTAGCATTCTTAAAACATGCGGTTGAGCTTTTTTCCCAAGAGGTAATTTTCTTTGTGTAGCGCTGTGAATTGGCTTGGCCTGGATAGCTATCACAAAATCCGCTCCCTCAGCATAAAGTGTTTTTGTGTCCAGGGGAGCAAAGATAGCGCCATCGGCCAATTGCATGCCACCCATCTGTTTTTCTTCCAAAAGCAAAGGCATGGCAAGACTGGCACGCACTGCATCAAAGACCTTCCCATGCCGCAGGATGACATTTCTTTGTGAAACTTTATCTGATGCCACGATCAATAGCGGTATCCTAAGTTCGTAAAACTCCGGATCCCAACCAGTAACTTTAATCAATTCTTCGATGAGCTTCTCGCCGCTGGATAAAGGGAGGCCTGGGTATTTCCTGTCATGTATCAACGCCTGCATTACACCATCAATTTCAGATATCCCAAGAACCTTATTCCTGATCTCCTCAGGAGATAATCCACTTGCGTAAAACGCCCCAATTACGGCTCCCATACTTGTGCCGGAAATTAGACTCACTTCAATTTTTAACTGCTTTAGGGCAATTAGCATACCCAGATCAACCAATCCAATGGGTAATCCTGGCCCTAAAGCCACGCCAATTTTTTTGCCTTGAAAATGTCGGTGGCTCTATCGGAGAGTTGTAAACGGGTTAGGCTATTCGAGGTTGGTTGCATGGCGTTTCCTAAAGCCTTAACTTTTATTTAAACCGATTTTTTTTAACCGTTCAGGAGTAGGTTGAAGCTAAAAGAGTAAGAATACTTTCCAGGGTTTCATATTTTGTTAGTTTACATTTGTTTATTTGGAAAGTCAAGGTCTTTTTGCAATTATAAATTGTTATTCCTGTGTATTCAAATAATTGAATATTGAATGAAAAATCACATACCCTAATCACAAAAACAAATTTAATAATTTCAGCATTGTTTTTTTCAGTTTCTTAATTCCCCACAAACTCACATAAACAAAAATCAAACAGACTGTATTCGCCAATACTACCATTATATTATTATATTACATTTCTCACTTCGTTTTCAACACCTCCCACAAAGGATGATTTTCATGCTGAAATGAAAATGCAATATCACCCCGATGGGGTTAGCATGTTTTTTAAACCCAATTGGCTATAAACATGACATCCCTCCGGGATTGAGACACAGCTCATCTGCTGGTATGACAAGAGCCACAGGTATCAGGAAAATCCAGATGGCTAGTAACTTTCGCAAAATTACAAATGGTTCATTTAAGTTAGTGCCCTGACAACAGGGTTAACTCCGATAGGAGTGAAATATTTATAGCCCATCAAGCCTCCTCACAGTGCCGAACCCCTTCGGGGTGAAATGATTGGTTTCACGCGATTTCTGACCAAAAATCAGGTCAAACGGACTCCTGAAATCGAATAAACGGGCACCGGGAATTGGCCTCAATTTGAAGTGAGAAATGTGAGTTATTATTAAATTATTATAGTCGGCCATGTAACGTTAACTATATACCTCTATCAAAATAAGGAGTCAAGAATTATCTACAAAAAAAATTGTGAAGTTTTTTCAGGGCCACACTCGTCACTTCAAATATCCAGTATCCAGCAACCAGCATCTAGAAACCGGTAAACTTCTCCTGGTATTCACCAAATACCGCCCGCATAGTGTCACAAATTTCACCTAGTGTGGCGTATGCTTTTACTGCATCTATAATAAATGGCAACAAATTTTCACTTCCTTTTGCTGCCGTTGCAACATGTGCAAGCGTTTGTTGCACCCTTTGATCGTCACGTCGCTTCTTTACGGCAGCCAGTCTTGAAATTTGATCTTTTTCAACCGATGGATCGACTCTAAGAATTTCAGGTTCCGATTGTTCCTCAACAACATAATCATTGATTCCCACAATCGTGCGCTCGTTTTTCTCCACTGCCATTTGGTGTTGGTAGGCGGAATTCTGAATTTCTCTTTGCATATATCCAATTTCAATGGCTGCAACCGCGCCGCCTAATTCATCAATTTCTTCAATATATTTAGTCGCTTCTTGTTCGATTCGGTTCGTCAGGCTTTCTATGTAAAATGATCCAGCCAGTGGATCGATGGTTTCCGCAACTCCTGATTCATGCGCTACGATTTGTTGTGTCCGTAAAGCAATGAGGGCGGATTCCTCGGTTGGCAATCCAAGCGCTTCATCACGGCTATTTGTATGCAGGCTTTGGGTTCCGCCAAGAACGGCTGCCAGGGTTTGAATGGTCACACGAACAATATTGTTTTCCGGCTGTTGGGCTGTAAGGGTTGAACCTGCCGTTTGCGTATGGAATCGCAGCATCATAGATTTCGGGTTTTGCGCGTTAAACCGGTTTTTCATTATGGTGGCCCACATCCGTCGTGCCGCTCGAAATTTTGCGACTTCCTCCAATAAGTCGTTATGCGAATTAAAGAAAAAGGAAATCCGGGGAGCAAAAT
Above is a window of candidate division KSB1 bacterium DNA encoding:
- a CDS encoding methylmalonyl-CoA mutase family protein → MFDPEKLKQISKNRKVYEEQSLNKTINRFGERRDRFVTGSDTEIDRLYTPEQLRDFDYEEQLGFPGQFPFTRGAQPNMYRNRFWTMRQYAGFATASKTNERFKYLLSLGQMGLSVAFDLCTQIGFDSDHPMSKGEVGKVGVAIDTLEDMEILFDGIPLDKVSTSMTMNAPAVVLLAMYIAVGEKQGVPRNQLSGTVQNDILKEYIARGTYIYPPKQSMRLVTDTFEFCSKEVPRWNFISISGYHIREAGSTAAQEVGFTLANAIAYVEAGVEAGLNVDDFAPRISFFFNSHNDLLEEVAKFRAARRMWATIMKNRFNAQNPKSMMLRFHTQTAGSTLTAQQPENNIVRVTIQTLAAVLGGTQSLHTNSRDEALGLPTEESALIALRTQQIVAHESGVAETIDPLAGSFYIESLTNRIEQEATKYIEEIDELGGAVAAIEIGYMQREIQNSAYQHQMAVEKNERTIVGINDYVVEEQSEPEILRVDPSVEKDQISRLAAVKKRRDDQRVQQTLAHVATAAKGSENLLPFIIDAVKAYATLGEICDTMRAVFGEYQEKFTGF